In one Gemmatimonadaceae bacterium genomic region, the following are encoded:
- a CDS encoding serine hydrolase domain-containing protein — translation MSARHLVALVLVAGSLPAAAQQRAHIDVNQVDSIIRRNVAEKHIVGVSVGIMQNGQVVFARGYGVANTASSAPVTPRTMFAIGSVTKQFTCSSMLMLQEKGQLSIDDPVSKYYPQLTRAKDIALKDLGGHLSGYRDYYPLDYVDREMAQAEPADTIIMRYATRPLDFEPRSRWSYSNTGFLILGRVIEKVSGEPIGTFFQTHIFTPLKLERTQYEPAPNGTDMATGYTSFGLSDPILAVPEARGWAGAAGAIWSTPTDLLTWDRSLLDHTLISPASYAVLTTPRRLTDGRSSGYGCGEGINDRGTAVTFSHGGAVSGFVAQNTIIPSTKSALVVLSNSDFSPVGALNQELIAKLLPSADVPVVHGLSALDAARKFLTDLEQGRVDRSTISPDFDAYLTADKLATAQKSLSALGPISNIRIAGVSERGGLEVASVRFNVGTTATQGLMYRRTDGKLEEFLFSRS, via the coding sequence GTGAGCGCTCGCCATCTCGTCGCCCTCGTACTCGTCGCCGGGTCGCTCCCCGCCGCAGCGCAGCAGCGCGCGCACATCGACGTCAACCAGGTCGACAGCATCATTCGCCGCAACGTCGCCGAGAAGCACATCGTCGGCGTGTCCGTCGGCATCATGCAGAACGGCCAGGTCGTGTTCGCGCGCGGCTATGGCGTCGCGAATACAGCGTCGAGCGCGCCCGTGACGCCGCGGACGATGTTCGCGATTGGCTCCGTCACGAAGCAATTCACCTGCAGCTCGATGCTCATGCTGCAGGAGAAAGGACAGCTCTCGATCGACGATCCGGTCTCGAAGTACTACCCGCAGCTGACGCGCGCGAAGGACATCGCGCTCAAGGACCTCGGCGGACATCTCTCCGGCTACCGCGATTACTATCCGCTCGACTACGTAGACCGCGAGATGGCGCAAGCCGAGCCGGCGGACACGATCATCATGCGCTATGCAACGCGTCCGCTCGACTTCGAGCCACGGTCGCGCTGGTCGTACAGCAATACCGGCTTTCTCATACTCGGCCGTGTGATCGAGAAGGTGAGTGGAGAGCCGATCGGCACCTTCTTCCAAACGCATATCTTCACGCCGCTCAAGCTGGAGCGCACACAGTACGAGCCCGCGCCTAATGGGACAGACATGGCGACGGGATACACGTCGTTCGGCTTGTCGGATCCAATCCTCGCTGTACCAGAGGCGAGGGGCTGGGCCGGCGCTGCGGGCGCGATCTGGTCCACGCCGACGGACCTTCTCACATGGGATCGTTCACTGCTCGACCATACACTCATCTCGCCCGCGTCGTACGCCGTGTTGACCACGCCGCGTCGGCTCACCGACGGCCGTTCGAGTGGCTACGGCTGTGGGGAAGGCATCAACGATCGTGGCACTGCGGTGACGTTCTCGCATGGCGGCGCGGTGTCGGGATTCGTCGCGCAGAACACGATCATTCCGAGCACGAAGTCGGCGCTGGTCGTGCTGTCGAATAGCGATTTCTCACCGGTCGGCGCGCTCAATCAGGAGCTCATCGCAAAGCTCCTTCCGAGCGCCGACGTGCCGGTCGTGCACGGGCTGTCGGCACTGGACGCGGCAAGGAAGTTCCTCACTGATCTCGAGCAGGGCCGCGTCGATCGTTCGACGATCTCGCCCGACTTCGATGCCTATCTCACGGCCGACAAGCTCGCGACGGCGCAGAAGTCGCTCAGCGCGCTTGGGCCGATCTCGAATATTCGTATCGCGGGTGTGAGCGAGCGGGGTGGGTTGGAGGTCGCCAGCGTGCGCTTCAATGTCGGAACGACGGCCACGCAGGGACTCATGTACCGGCGGACGGATGGGAAGCTGGAGGAGTTCCTGTTTTCGAGGAGTTGA
- a CDS encoding VOC family protein, producing the protein MSAKPAATSIQTSLAPWLSVRGSARAVEFYKAAFGAVEVYRLEDPSGSVVARLSIDGAEFWLGDESPEHGNFSPETTQGATTRLILTVADPDAVFSRAIAAGAKEVHPVGEEYGWRIGRVVDPFGHHWEIGHELVEGEGHN; encoded by the coding sequence ATGAGCGCAAAACCGGCCGCGACTTCCATTCAGACCTCACTCGCTCCCTGGCTCTCCGTTCGCGGCAGTGCGCGCGCCGTCGAGTTCTACAAAGCTGCTTTCGGCGCGGTCGAGGTCTATCGTCTCGAGGATCCGAGCGGGAGCGTCGTCGCGAGACTCTCGATCGACGGCGCCGAGTTCTGGCTCGGCGACGAATCACCGGAGCACGGCAACTTCAGCCCCGAGACGACCCAGGGCGCCACGACACGACTCATTCTCACCGTGGCCGACCCCGACGCCGTGTTCTCGCGCGCAATCGCCGCCGGCGCGAAGGAGGTGCATCCCGTGGGTGAAGAATACGGCTGGCGGATTGGACGCGTCGTCGATCCGTTCGGGCACCACTGGGAGATCGGCCATGAGCTGGTGGAAGGCGAAGGGCACAACTGA
- a CDS encoding Dabb family protein, whose protein sequence is MFVHAVYFWLRNDLTPTQRRRFEDGLDSLRHIEGVRHGYVGVPAPTERPVIERGYTRALVLVFDDELAHDVYQDDPVHDRFRKECGSFWTTVRIFDSVSADIEERERS, encoded by the coding sequence ATGTTCGTTCACGCCGTCTACTTCTGGCTCCGCAACGATCTGACGCCCACGCAGCGCCGGCGATTCGAGGACGGCCTCGACTCGCTGCGCCACATCGAGGGCGTTCGTCATGGATACGTCGGCGTTCCAGCGCCGACCGAGCGGCCGGTCATCGAGCGCGGCTACACGCGCGCGCTCGTCCTGGTCTTCGACGATGAGCTGGCGCACGACGTCTATCAGGACGACCCCGTGCACGATCGTTTCCGCAAGGAATGCGGGAGCTTCTGGACCACGGTCCGCATCTTCGACTCGGTGAGTGCGGACATCGAGGAACGGGAGCGCTCATGA
- a CDS encoding DUF4440 domain-containing protein, producing MHSIIRSSIAITIGVVAACSRSAPSARDANAGIDSLNARVVGAYRNRDPRAYAALYTDSATFEWPAFNTVRGRAQLAEMAQSNWAAERDVDLRLDVAARRLGPDHATEFGAFQQTWTDSGGVRMTEFGRYVSFLLRQADGSWRMDRWLGFEDSTRRAR from the coding sequence GTGCACTCGATAATTCGCTCGAGCATTGCGATTACCATTGGCGTCGTCGCTGCCTGCTCGCGATCGGCGCCTTCCGCACGTGACGCGAACGCAGGTATCGATTCCCTGAACGCGCGCGTGGTCGGCGCATATCGGAATCGTGACCCGCGCGCCTATGCCGCTCTCTACACCGACAGCGCCACCTTCGAGTGGCCGGCGTTCAACACGGTGCGAGGAAGGGCACAACTGGCCGAGATGGCGCAAAGCAACTGGGCGGCGGAGCGGGACGTCGATCTGCGGCTGGATGTCGCGGCGCGACGACTCGGGCCGGATCACGCGACGGAGTTTGGCGCCTTTCAGCAGACGTGGACCGACTCCGGCGGCGTGCGCATGACGGAATTCGGGCGGTACGTTTCCTTTCTCCTGCGCCAAGCCGACGGCAGTTGGCGGATGGATCGCTGGCTCGGCTTCGAAGATTCGACACGCCGCGCACGCTAG